One segment of Trichlorobacter ammonificans DNA contains the following:
- a CDS encoding L-threonylcarbamoyladenylate synthase has protein sequence MLLAINPHHPQPRLIAQVVSVLKAGGVIAYPTDTTYGIGCSIFSKKGLELIYQIKQRDRRKPFSFICADLSEVARFARLTNHAFKIMKRCLPGPYTFVLQASREVPDLLTTRQKTVGVRMPDHPICSALVRELGNPIVTTSANLSGEEPVGDPLEINRQFGSQLNLVIDGGLLTTDVSSVVSLVGDRIEILREGSGDLARILG, from the coding sequence ATGCTGCTGGCCATCAATCCACACCATCCGCAGCCACGGCTGATCGCCCAGGTGGTGTCCGTTCTGAAGGCAGGGGGCGTTATCGCCTACCCCACCGACACCACCTACGGCATCGGCTGTTCCATTTTCAGCAAGAAGGGACTGGAGCTGATCTACCAGATCAAGCAGCGGGACCGCCGCAAACCCTTTTCCTTCATCTGTGCCGACCTGTCCGAAGTGGCCCGGTTCGCCCGCCTGACCAACCATGCCTTCAAGATCATGAAGCGCTGCCTGCCCGGTCCCTATACCTTTGTGCTGCAGGCCAGCCGTGAGGTTCCCGATCTTCTGACAACGCGCCAGAAAACGGTAGGGGTGCGGATGCCCGATCATCCGATCTGCTCGGCACTGGTGCGGGAGCTGGGCAATCCGATCGTCACCACCAGCGCCAATTTGAGCGGCGAGGAGCCCGTGGGGGACCCGCTGGAGATCAACCGTCAGTTCGGCAGCCAGCTGAACCTGGTGATCGACGGTGGACTGCTCACCACCGATGTCAGTTCCGTGGTCAGCTTGGTGGGGGATCGCATTGAAATTCTTCGTGAAGGCTCGGGCGATCTTGCCCGAATACTCGGATAA
- a CDS encoding aminopeptidase: MYDPRVAEMARVLVDYSTRIKKGDRVLISAAGFEAAPLVKELYALCLKRGADYVEYSFSDPEIDRQFYNLASKRQLEVFPQHKLDFYKTLTAYIGISAGENSMVNATSNQKAMGAYQKLTRPLVDQRVKHTKWVVTRFPTHGGAQEARMSLEEYESYLFGACNVDWAVESRKMEKLKKLMDKTASVRLKGPDTDLSFSIKGLNSVKCDGRFNIPDGEVFTAPVRDSVQGHITYNCPTLYQGREFNNIRLEFRDGKIVKATAGEMTGPLNKILDTDEGARYIGEFSLGVNPGIRTPMRNILFDEKIFGSIHFTPGQAYDEADNGNRSAVHWDMVRLMRDGEIWFDDRLIQKHGRFVIRELEDLNPED, encoded by the coding sequence ATGTACGATCCCCGCGTAGCCGAAATGGCCAGGGTTCTGGTCGATTATTCCACCCGTATCAAAAAAGGTGACCGGGTACTGATCTCGGCCGCCGGTTTCGAGGCGGCGCCGTTGGTGAAAGAGTTGTACGCCCTCTGCCTGAAGCGGGGAGCCGACTATGTCGAATATAGTTTTTCCGACCCGGAGATCGACCGGCAGTTCTACAACCTTGCCTCCAAACGCCAGCTGGAAGTCTTTCCGCAACACAAGCTGGACTTCTACAAGACCCTCACCGCCTACATCGGTATTTCCGCCGGCGAGAACTCCATGGTCAACGCCACCAGCAACCAGAAGGCGATGGGGGCCTACCAGAAACTGACCCGTCCCCTGGTGGACCAGCGGGTGAAGCATACCAAGTGGGTGGTGACCCGCTTCCCCACCCACGGTGGCGCCCAGGAGGCCCGCATGTCCCTGGAGGAGTACGAGTCCTATCTCTTTGGCGCCTGCAATGTCGACTGGGCGGTCGAATCCCGCAAGATGGAAAAGCTGAAGAAGCTGATGGACAAAACCGCGTCGGTCCGCCTGAAGGGGCCGGACACCGATCTTTCCTTCAGTATCAAGGGACTGAACAGCGTCAAGTGCGACGGCCGCTTCAATATTCCCGATGGCGAAGTATTCACGGCGCCGGTGCGGGACTCGGTGCAGGGGCATATTACCTACAACTGTCCCACCCTGTACCAGGGACGGGAGTTCAACAACATCCGGCTGGAATTCAGGGATGGCAAGATCGTGAAGGCAACTGCCGGGGAGATGACCGGCCCCCTCAACAAGATTCTCGATACCGACGAAGGGGCCCGCTATATCGGTGAATTTTCCCTGGGGGTCAACCCCGGTATCAGAACGCCGATGCGTAATATCCTGTTCGACGAGAAAATCTTCGGCTCCATTCACTTCACCCCCGGTCAGGCTTACGACGAGGCGGACAACGGCAACCGTTCCGCCGTACACTGGGACATGGTACGCCTGATGCGTGACGGAGAGATATGGTTCGACGACCGCCTGATTCAGAAGCATGGCCGCTTCGTCATCCGTGAGCTGGAAGACCTGAACCCGGAGGACTGA
- the dut gene encoding dUTP diphosphatase, which translates to MKPREIETKIMSPLLGSTIPLPSRATDGSAALDLRACIDVPTTIQPGDTAIIPSGIAISIHDPALVAILAPRSGLGIRHGIVLANAIGVIDSDYQGEIMVGLRNQGEVPYTVTPGERICQMLFMPVVQADLRVVEAFSEESVRGSGGLGSTGKH; encoded by the coding sequence ATGAAACCCCGCGAGATTGAAACCAAAATTATGAGTCCGCTGCTGGGCAGCACCATCCCGCTGCCGAGCCGCGCCACCGACGGTTCCGCTGCTCTGGATCTGCGTGCCTGCATCGACGTTCCCACGACCATCCAACCCGGCGACACCGCAATCATCCCCAGCGGCATCGCCATCAGCATCCACGACCCGGCACTGGTGGCGATCCTGGCCCCCCGCTCCGGCCTGGGGATCAGGCACGGCATTGTGCTGGCCAACGCTATCGGCGTCATCGACAGCGACTACCAGGGGGAAATCATGGTGGGGCTACGTAATCAGGGTGAGGTGCCGTACACCGTGACACCGGGAGAGCGGATCTGCCAGATGCTGTTCATGCCGGTGGTACAAGCCGACCTGCGGGTCGTCGAGGCGTTCAGCGAGGAAAGCGTGCGGGGCAGCGGTGGGCTGGGGTCGACGGGGAAACATTAA